A genomic window from Streptomyces sp. NBC_00234 includes:
- a CDS encoding sugar phosphate isomerase/epimerase family protein, with amino-acid sequence MKLAFSTLGVPGTPIPDVVRLAADHGYQGVELRTHPEEPVHLGLSPAERADVVQEFKRGGVEILTLAGYVRVAAEGADEPVIAELAELVELARDLGARNVRVFPGGGDQDPEAADATAARRLGAAAPHAADMGVRILLETHDSHRAGVDTARVVAAVGHGHIGALWDIMHTWLAGEEPAASHAVLAPHLGYVQVKDVASADDIEPLPLGAGVLPLGACLDTLDPDSWVCWEYEKRWHPDAAELPGLLAAGREHLLRLGAPKQ; translated from the coding sequence GTGAAGCTCGCATTCTCGACCCTCGGAGTGCCGGGGACGCCGATCCCGGACGTCGTGCGGCTCGCCGCCGACCACGGCTATCAGGGGGTGGAGCTGCGCACCCACCCGGAGGAGCCGGTCCACCTGGGGCTCTCACCCGCCGAACGCGCGGACGTGGTGCAGGAGTTCAAGCGCGGCGGGGTGGAGATCCTGACCCTCGCCGGATACGTGCGGGTGGCGGCCGAGGGTGCGGACGAGCCCGTGATCGCCGAGCTCGCCGAGCTGGTCGAGCTGGCCCGGGACCTGGGGGCGCGGAACGTCCGGGTGTTCCCCGGCGGGGGCGACCAGGACCCGGAGGCGGCGGACGCCACGGCCGCCCGCCGGCTCGGTGCCGCCGCCCCGCACGCCGCCGACATGGGCGTACGGATCCTGCTGGAGACCCATGACTCGCACCGGGCGGGCGTCGACACGGCCCGGGTGGTGGCAGCCGTCGGACACGGTCACATCGGTGCGCTGTGGGACATCATGCACACCTGGCTGGCCGGCGAGGAACCGGCCGCCAGCCATGCGGTACTGGCCCCGCACCTGGGCTACGTACAGGTGAAGGACGTCGCGTCGGCGGACGACATCGAGCCCCTGCCGCTGGGCGCGGGCGTCCTGCCGCTCGGGGCGTGCCTGGACACCCTGGACCCGGACAGCTGGGTCTGCTGGGAGTACGAGAAGCGCTGGCACCCGGACGCGGCGGAGCTGCCGGGGCTGCTGGCCGCGGGACGCGAGCACCTGCTGCGGCTGGGAGCGCCGAAGCAGTAG
- a CDS encoding EamA family transporter has translation MRPLHIALAALVAAVWGVNFVVIEIGLDHFPPLLFSALRFLVAALPAVFLVGRPKVAWKWIVGVGLVLGVAKFGLLFIGMDQGMPAGLSSLVLQVQAVFTALFAALTLGERPGGVRVLGMAVALAGIGVAAVDEGAGGPVLAFVLVIAAAACWGVSNVLTRKAAPPDSLNFMVWVSTVPVPPLLGLSLLFEGWDRDVEALAALDWSGAGIILYVAWITTVFGFGAWGFLLRHHPASSVAPFTLLVPVFGMSSAALLLGESVSPLRWCAAALLVGGVALTSLPGVRRPRPALPAPTETPVARV, from the coding sequence ATGCGTCCCCTCCACATCGCCCTGGCCGCGCTGGTCGCCGCCGTCTGGGGTGTGAACTTCGTCGTCATCGAGATCGGCCTGGACCACTTCCCGCCGCTGCTCTTCTCCGCCCTGCGCTTCCTCGTCGCGGCCCTGCCCGCGGTGTTCCTCGTCGGGCGGCCCAAGGTCGCCTGGAAGTGGATCGTCGGCGTCGGCCTGGTCCTCGGGGTGGCGAAGTTCGGACTCCTCTTCATCGGCATGGACCAGGGGATGCCCGCCGGGCTCTCCTCCCTCGTCCTCCAGGTCCAGGCGGTCTTCACCGCGCTCTTCGCCGCCCTGACGCTGGGCGAGCGGCCGGGCGGGGTGCGGGTGCTGGGCATGGCCGTGGCGCTCGCCGGCATCGGGGTGGCCGCGGTCGACGAAGGGGCGGGCGGCCCCGTGCTCGCCTTCGTCCTGGTGATCGCGGCGGCGGCCTGCTGGGGCGTGTCGAACGTGCTGACCCGCAAGGCCGCGCCGCCCGACTCCCTCAACTTCATGGTCTGGGTGTCGACCGTGCCCGTGCCGCCGCTGCTGGGCCTCTCCCTGCTCTTCGAGGGCTGGGACCGCGATGTGGAGGCGCTGGCCGCCCTCGACTGGAGCGGCGCCGGCATCATCCTCTACGTCGCCTGGATCACGACGGTGTTCGGCTTCGGCGCCTGGGGCTTCCTCCTGCGCCACCACCCGGCCTCGTCCGTCGCCCCGTTCACGCTGCTCGTGCCGGTCTTCGGGATGTCCTCGGCCGCGCTGCTGCTCGGCGAGTCGGTGAGCCCGCTGCGGTGGTGCGCGGCGGCGCTGCTCGTCGGCGGGGTGGCGCTGACCTCCCTGCCCGGAGTGCGCCGCCCCCGCCCGGCCCTGCCCGCGCCGACGGAGACGCCGGTGGCGCGGGTCTGA
- a CDS encoding LysR family transcriptional regulator yields MLDLSRLRALHAISVHGSVAGAAAALGYTPSAVSQQITKLERETRTTLLERRGRGVALTEEALHLAATAQQLLAIVEQAETTLEERRGLPTGRLSIGAFASAARGLLPGVLAELDREHPALEARLTEVDPHLSVDLVARGVIDLAVAHDWDIAPLPAPEGVAQAVIGDDRCDLLVPEGHPLAGREAVRRTELAKERWICQPPGTVCHDWLVRTLRAAGYEPDIRHQAEENHTQLALVAAGLGVAMIPRLGRGPLPAGVVAVRLDPVPVRRLYALWRTEAARRPAITAAVDALRVRGAEAGLTYDRP; encoded by the coding sequence GTGCTCGATCTCTCCCGGCTGCGCGCCCTGCACGCGATCTCCGTCCACGGTTCCGTCGCGGGCGCCGCCGCCGCGCTCGGCTACACCCCGTCGGCGGTCTCCCAGCAGATCACCAAGCTGGAGCGGGAGACCCGGACGACGCTGCTCGAACGCCGCGGGCGCGGTGTCGCGCTGACCGAGGAGGCGCTCCATCTGGCCGCCACCGCGCAGCAGTTGCTGGCGATCGTCGAGCAGGCGGAGACCACGCTGGAGGAGCGCAGGGGGCTGCCCACGGGGCGTCTGTCGATCGGGGCCTTCGCCTCGGCGGCGCGCGGCCTGCTGCCGGGCGTACTGGCGGAGCTGGACCGGGAGCACCCCGCCCTGGAGGCCCGGCTCACCGAGGTCGATCCGCACCTCTCGGTCGATCTGGTGGCCAGGGGCGTGATCGACCTGGCGGTCGCGCACGACTGGGACATCGCCCCGCTGCCCGCCCCGGAAGGGGTCGCGCAGGCGGTGATCGGGGACGACCGCTGCGATCTGCTCGTGCCGGAGGGGCATCCGCTGGCCGGGCGCGAGGCGGTACGGCGCACGGAGCTGGCCAAGGAGCGGTGGATCTGCCAGCCACCGGGGACGGTCTGCCACGACTGGCTCGTACGGACGCTGCGCGCCGCGGGCTACGAGCCGGACATCAGGCACCAGGCGGAGGAGAACCACACCCAGCTGGCCCTGGTCGCCGCCGGCCTCGGCGTCGCGATGATCCCCCGGCTGGGGCGGGGGCCGTTACCGGCGGGCGTGGTGGCGGTACGGCTCGATCCCGTACCGGTGCGGCGGCTGTACGCGCTGTGGCGCACGGAGGCCGCACGGCGGCCGGCGATCACGGCGGCGGTGGACGCACTGCGGGTGCGGGGCGCGGAGGCGGGGCTGACCTACGACAGGCCCTAG
- a CDS encoding glycoside hydrolase family 3 protein has translation MHHRTSRRAILTAAAISAAAAATGAVAPGAAAEESGSASTHDRLRRLISRMSLEEKVGQLFVMRVYGHSATEPDQADIDANLAEIGVRTAAELISTYHVGGIIYFAWAHNTRDPHQIAELSNGIQRAGLGGSTPVPLLISTDQEHGIVCRVGEPATLMPGAMALGAGGSLSDARLAGRIAGAELAAIGIRQNYAPDADVNVNPANPVIGVRSFGSDPQSVAGLVAAQVKGYQSAGVAATAKHFPGHGDTSTDSHTGIPYIHHTREQWAELDAPPFRAAIAAGIDSIMTAHIVVPALDATEDPATLSHPILTGVLREELGYDGVVVTDALNMEGVRTKYGDDRVPVLALKAGVDQLLNPPNLSVAWNAVLAAVKSGEISEARIEESILRILRLKAKLGLFRDPFVSSRGVDTVVGIPSHLAAADRIAEHTTTLLANSGSLLPLSRRTHKNVLVVGADPASPSGTTGPPTGTLAAAFGELGYTATALSTGTAPTQAKIDEAVAAAQGKDAVVVGTYNVTTTSSQRTLVSALAATGVPVIAVAIRNPYDIARLAGTGYAASLATYSWTDVELRAAVRVIAGVARPEGTLPVPVQRADDPTQVLHPVGYGLSY, from the coding sequence GTGCACCACCGCACCTCCAGGCGCGCCATCCTCACCGCCGCCGCGATCTCCGCCGCGGCAGCCGCGACCGGCGCCGTCGCCCCCGGCGCCGCCGCCGAGGAGTCCGGCAGCGCCTCCACGCACGACCGCCTCAGGCGGCTCATCTCCCGGATGAGTCTGGAGGAGAAGGTCGGCCAGCTCTTCGTGATGCGGGTGTACGGACATTCCGCCACCGAACCCGACCAGGCCGACATCGACGCCAACCTCGCCGAGATCGGGGTGCGTACGGCGGCCGAGCTGATCTCCACGTACCACGTCGGCGGGATCATCTACTTCGCCTGGGCCCACAACACCCGTGACCCGCACCAGATCGCCGAGCTCTCCAACGGCATCCAGCGGGCCGGGCTCGGGGGCTCCACCCCCGTACCGCTGCTGATCTCCACCGACCAGGAGCACGGCATCGTCTGCCGGGTCGGCGAACCCGCCACGCTGATGCCGGGCGCGATGGCGCTGGGCGCGGGCGGTTCCCTCTCCGACGCCCGTCTCGCGGGCCGGATCGCGGGCGCCGAACTGGCCGCCATCGGCATCAGGCAGAACTACGCGCCGGACGCCGACGTCAACGTCAACCCGGCCAACCCCGTGATCGGCGTACGCTCCTTCGGCTCCGATCCGCAGTCGGTGGCCGGCCTGGTCGCCGCCCAGGTGAAGGGGTACCAGAGCGCCGGGGTCGCCGCCACGGCCAAGCACTTCCCCGGCCACGGCGACACCAGCACCGACAGCCACACCGGCATCCCGTACATCCACCACACCCGGGAGCAGTGGGCCGAGCTGGACGCCCCGCCGTTCCGGGCGGCGATCGCCGCGGGCATCGACTCGATCATGACCGCGCACATCGTGGTGCCCGCGCTCGACGCCACGGAGGACCCGGCGACGCTCTCGCACCCGATCCTCACCGGGGTCCTGCGCGAGGAACTGGGCTACGACGGCGTCGTGGTCACCGACGCGCTGAACATGGAGGGGGTGCGGACGAAGTACGGCGACGACCGGGTGCCCGTGCTCGCCCTCAAGGCGGGCGTCGACCAGCTGCTGAACCCGCCGAACCTCTCCGTCGCCTGGAACGCCGTCCTGGCGGCCGTGAAGAGCGGCGAGATCAGCGAGGCGCGGATCGAGGAGTCGATCCTGCGCATCCTGCGGCTGAAGGCGAAACTCGGGCTGTTCCGCGACCCGTTCGTGAGCAGCAGGGGCGTGGACACCGTCGTCGGCATCCCGTCCCACCTCGCCGCCGCCGACCGGATCGCCGAGCACACCACCACCCTGCTCGCCAACTCCGGTTCGCTGCTGCCCCTTTCACGCCGCACCCACAAGAACGTCCTCGTGGTCGGCGCCGATCCGGCCTCGCCCTCCGGCACGACGGGCCCGCCGACCGGCACGCTCGCCGCGGCCTTCGGCGAGCTCGGGTACACGGCGACCGCCCTGTCCACCGGCACGGCCCCCACCCAGGCGAAGATCGACGAAGCGGTGGCCGCGGCGCAGGGCAAGGACGCGGTGGTCGTGGGGACGTACAACGTCACGACGACCAGCAGCCAGCGCACGCTCGTCAGCGCGCTCGCGGCGACCGGCGTGCCGGTGATCGCCGTCGCCATCCGCAACCCGTACGACATCGCCCGGCTGGCCGGGACCGGATACGCGGCGAGCCTCGCCACGTACTCCTGGACGGATGTCGAACTGCGGGCCGCGGTACGGGTCATCGCGGGCGTCGCCCGTCCCGAGGGCACGCTGCCGGTGCCCGTCCAGCGCGCGGACGACCCCACGCAGGTGCTCCACCCGGTCGGATACGGGCTCTCCTACTAG
- a CDS encoding S28 family serine protease yields the protein MRKALRGFLSLAVLIGTVSAAGASAGAATAAEPTATQSSTISSEAVSEDIKDRILAIPGMSLIQEKPYPGYRYFVLNYTQPVDHRNPSKGTFQQRITLLHKDTTRPTVFFTSGYNVSTNPSRSEPTQIIDGNQVSLEYRFFTPSRPAPADWSKLDIWQAATDQHRVFKALKKIYTQNWLTTGGSKGGMTATYFERFYPKDMDGVVAYVAPNDVVNKEDSAYDRFFDNVGTKECRDRLNGVQREALVRREPLEKKYEAYAAENGYTFTTVGSLDKAYEAVVMDYVWAFWQYSLLADCEAIPADAVNATDDAIWDSIDGISGFSAYADQGLGNYTPYYYQAGTQLGSPDIKQPWLGDLSRYGYQPPRNFVPSDIPMTFQPWAMRDVDTWVRHNANRMMYVYGENDPWGAEPFRLGAGARDSYVYTVPGGNHGSKVAGLVADEKAEAIAAILRWAGVAPAAVQADPAKAKPLAAFDARLDKRDAKTERGQGTLRP from the coding sequence ATGCGCAAGGCGCTCAGAGGGTTTCTGTCGCTCGCGGTGCTCATAGGCACTGTCAGTGCGGCCGGAGCTTCGGCCGGTGCGGCCACCGCCGCGGAACCGACCGCGACGCAGAGCAGCACGATCAGCAGCGAAGCAGTCAGCGAGGACATCAAGGACCGCATCCTGGCCATCCCGGGGATGAGTCTGATCCAGGAGAAGCCGTATCCCGGATACCGCTACTTCGTCCTCAACTACACCCAGCCGGTCGATCACCGGAACCCGTCCAAGGGCACGTTCCAGCAGCGGATCACCCTGCTGCACAAGGACACGACCCGGCCGACGGTCTTCTTCACCAGTGGCTACAACGTCTCCACCAACCCCAGCCGCAGTGAGCCGACGCAGATCATCGACGGCAACCAGGTCTCGCTGGAGTACCGCTTCTTCACCCCGTCCCGCCCGGCTCCCGCCGACTGGTCCAAGCTGGACATCTGGCAGGCGGCCACCGATCAGCACCGGGTCTTCAAGGCGCTGAAGAAGATCTACACGCAGAACTGGCTGACCACCGGCGGTTCCAAGGGCGGCATGACCGCCACGTACTTCGAGCGCTTCTACCCGAAGGACATGGACGGCGTCGTCGCCTACGTCGCGCCCAACGACGTGGTGAACAAGGAGGACTCGGCGTACGACCGGTTCTTCGACAACGTCGGCACCAAGGAGTGCCGCGACCGGCTGAACGGTGTGCAGCGCGAGGCGCTCGTCCGCCGCGAGCCGCTGGAGAAGAAGTACGAGGCGTACGCCGCCGAGAACGGCTACACCTTCACCACCGTCGGCTCGCTCGACAAGGCGTACGAAGCCGTGGTCATGGACTACGTCTGGGCGTTCTGGCAGTACAGCCTCCTCGCCGACTGCGAGGCCATCCCGGCCGACGCCGTCAACGCCACCGACGACGCGATCTGGGACTCGATCGACGGCATCTCCGGCTTCTCCGCCTATGCCGACCAGGGCCTGGGGAACTACACGCCGTACTACTACCAGGCCGGCACCCAGCTCGGATCGCCCGACATCAAGCAGCCGTGGCTCGGCGACCTGAGCCGCTACGGCTACCAGCCGCCGCGCAACTTCGTGCCGAGCGACATCCCGATGACGTTCCAGCCGTGGGCGATGCGGGACGTGGACACCTGGGTGCGGCACAACGCCAACCGGATGATGTACGTCTACGGGGAGAACGACCCGTGGGGTGCGGAGCCCTTCCGCCTCGGCGCGGGCGCCCGTGACAGCTACGTCTACACCGTGCCGGGCGGCAACCACGGCTCCAAGGTGGCCGGTCTCGTCGCCGACGAGAAGGCCGAGGCCATCGCGGCCATCCTGCGCTGGGCGGGGGTCGCCCCGGCGGCCGTTCAGGCCGACCCGGCCAAGGCGAAGCCGCTCGCCGCGTTCGACGCGCGCCTGGACAAGCGGGACGCGAAGACCGAGCGGGGCCAGGGCACGCTGCGTCCGTGA
- a CDS encoding ABC transporter ATP-binding protein, with the protein MEGAEQLGWGRRLAGYAWRYKRNVVLALGSSLAGMAVMALVPLVTKVIIDDVVVGHTRSLAVWTGFLIAGAVLVYIATYIRRFYGGRLALDVQHDLRTEMYTTITRLDGKRQDELSTGQVVGRATSDLQLIQGLLFMLPMTIGNVLLFVISLVIMAWLSPLLTLVALAVAPALWFIARRSRTRLFPATWYAQSQAAAVAGVVDGAVSGVRVVKGFGQEDQETGKLREVGRRLFAGRLRTIKLNSRYTPALQAVPALGQVAMLALGGWLATRGEITLGTFVAFSAYLAQLVGPVRMLAMVLTVGQQARAGVERVLELIDTEPTMQDGTKELPADAPARVEFDDVRFGYDEERPVLDGFSLTIEPGETVALVGASGSGKSTVSLLLPRFYDVTHGAVLVGGHDVRELTQDSLRAAIGLVPEDSFLFSDTVRANIAYGFPDATQEQIEEAARSAQAHGFIADLPKGYDTKVGEHGLTLSGGQRQRVALARAILTDPRLLLLDDATSAVDARVEHEIHEALKQVMAGRTTLLIAHRRSTLGLADRIAVLDEGRLADIGTHEELEGRSALYRRLLTDPDELGSTSPGHRPVRADVREDDRMLQEEMEAEFDAEHGITPELWIRKDEPRGTAADGMPATPELLAQVDALPPATDTPDIDEASAVRAEESYGLRRLLRGFGLPLLVSLGLVGIDAGMGLLLPVLIRHGIDEGVTQLALGAVWAASGLALFVVLVQWLAQIGETRMTGRTGERVLYSLRLKIFAQLQRLGLDYYERELTGRIMTRMTTDVDALSTFLQTGLVTAFVSVVTFFGIMVALLVLDVQLALVVFATLPVLVVGTFFFRRKSVAAYELARERISAVNADLQESVSGLRIVQAFRRERDGSERYAASSDHYREARVRGQWLISVYFPFVQLLSSVAAAAVLIVGAGRVDNGTLTTGALVAYLLYIELFFAPVQQLSQVFDGYQQATVSLGRIQELLQERTSTADPDEPLDVLSLRGEIAFEDVSFAYNGEEEALTGIDLRVPAGQTVAFVGETGAGKSTLVKLVARFYDPTAGRVTADGTDLRKLDMTAYRHRLGVVPQEAYLFAGTVRDAIAYGLPDATDAQVEAAARAVGAHEMIATLEDGYLHEVAERGRNLSAGQRQLIALARAELVDPDILLLDEATAALDLATEALVNQATDRLTGRRTTLVVAHRLTTAARADRVVVMDHGRVVEDGTHDELLARDGQYARLWRTFVGEDEPAAV; encoded by the coding sequence GTGGAGGGCGCAGAGCAACTGGGGTGGGGCCGGCGGCTGGCCGGTTACGCATGGCGCTACAAGCGCAATGTGGTGCTGGCGCTGGGGTCCTCGCTCGCCGGTATGGCCGTCATGGCCCTCGTCCCGCTGGTCACCAAGGTGATCATCGACGACGTGGTCGTCGGCCACACCCGTTCTCTCGCCGTCTGGACCGGGTTCCTGATCGCCGGGGCCGTGCTCGTCTACATCGCCACGTACATCAGGCGGTTCTACGGCGGCAGGCTCGCCCTCGACGTACAGCACGACCTGCGTACCGAGATGTACACGACGATCACCCGGCTCGACGGGAAGCGGCAGGACGAGCTGTCCACCGGCCAGGTCGTGGGGCGCGCCACCAGCGACCTCCAGCTGATCCAAGGGCTGCTCTTCATGCTCCCGATGACGATCGGGAACGTCCTGCTCTTCGTCATCTCCCTGGTGATCATGGCGTGGCTCTCGCCGCTCCTGACGCTCGTCGCCCTGGCCGTGGCCCCCGCGCTCTGGTTCATCGCCCGCCGCTCCCGCACCCGCCTCTTCCCCGCCACCTGGTACGCCCAGAGCCAGGCCGCCGCCGTCGCCGGAGTCGTCGACGGGGCCGTCTCCGGCGTCCGGGTCGTCAAGGGATTCGGCCAGGAGGACCAGGAGACCGGCAAGCTGCGCGAGGTGGGCCGCCGGCTCTTCGCCGGCCGGCTGCGCACCATCAAGCTGAATTCCCGCTACACCCCGGCCCTCCAGGCCGTGCCCGCGCTCGGCCAGGTCGCGATGCTGGCGCTCGGCGGCTGGCTCGCCACCCGGGGGGAGATCACTCTCGGCACGTTCGTCGCCTTCTCCGCCTATCTCGCCCAGCTCGTCGGCCCGGTCCGGATGCTCGCCATGGTCCTCACCGTCGGCCAGCAGGCCAGGGCCGGTGTGGAACGCGTACTGGAGCTCATCGACACCGAGCCGACCATGCAGGACGGCACGAAGGAACTCCCGGCCGACGCCCCGGCGCGCGTCGAGTTCGACGACGTCCGCTTCGGGTATGACGAGGAGCGCCCCGTCCTCGACGGCTTCTCGCTGACCATCGAGCCCGGTGAGACCGTCGCCCTCGTCGGCGCCTCCGGCAGCGGCAAGTCGACCGTCTCGCTCCTGCTGCCCCGCTTCTACGACGTGACGCACGGCGCCGTCCTGGTCGGCGGCCACGACGTCCGCGAGCTCACCCAGGACTCCCTGCGGGCCGCCATCGGGCTCGTACCGGAGGACAGCTTCCTGTTCTCCGACACCGTCCGGGCCAACATCGCGTACGGATTCCCGGACGCCACCCAGGAACAGATCGAGGAGGCCGCGCGCTCCGCGCAGGCCCACGGCTTCATCGCGGATCTGCCCAAGGGCTACGACACCAAGGTCGGCGAGCACGGGCTCACCCTCTCCGGCGGCCAGCGCCAGCGGGTCGCGCTCGCCCGCGCCATCCTCACCGACCCCCGTCTGCTGCTCCTGGACGACGCCACGTCCGCCGTGGACGCCCGGGTCGAGCACGAGATCCACGAGGCCCTCAAGCAGGTGATGGCGGGCCGCACCACGCTCCTGATCGCCCACCGCCGCTCCACGCTCGGCCTCGCCGACCGGATCGCCGTCCTCGACGAGGGCCGGCTCGCCGACATCGGTACGCACGAGGAGCTGGAGGGGCGCTCCGCGCTCTACCGTCGTCTCCTCACCGACCCGGACGAGCTCGGCTCCACCTCGCCCGGCCACCGGCCGGTCAGGGCGGACGTGCGCGAGGACGACCGGATGCTCCAGGAGGAGATGGAGGCCGAGTTCGACGCCGAGCACGGCATCACCCCCGAGCTGTGGATCCGCAAGGACGAGCCGCGCGGCACGGCGGCGGACGGGATGCCCGCCACCCCCGAGCTGCTGGCCCAGGTCGACGCACTGCCGCCGGCCACGGACACCCCGGACATCGACGAGGCGAGCGCCGTACGGGCCGAGGAGTCCTACGGCCTGCGCAGGCTGCTGCGGGGCTTCGGGCTGCCGCTGCTGGTGAGCCTGGGACTCGTCGGCATCGACGCGGGCATGGGCCTGCTCCTGCCCGTACTGATCCGGCACGGCATCGACGAGGGCGTCACCCAGCTGGCGCTCGGCGCGGTCTGGGCGGCCTCCGGGCTCGCCCTGTTCGTCGTGCTCGTGCAGTGGCTCGCGCAGATCGGCGAGACCCGGATGACGGGCCGCACCGGTGAGCGCGTCCTGTACTCGCTCCGCCTCAAGATCTTCGCGCAGCTCCAGCGGCTGGGCCTCGACTACTACGAGCGCGAGCTGACCGGCCGGATCATGACCCGGATGACGACGGACGTGGACGCGCTGTCCACGTTCCTCCAGACCGGACTGGTCACGGCCTTCGTCTCCGTCGTCACCTTCTTCGGCATCATGGTCGCCCTGCTCGTCCTCGACGTCCAGCTGGCCCTGGTCGTCTTCGCCACCCTGCCCGTCCTGGTGGTCGGGACGTTCTTCTTCCGCCGCAAGAGCGTCGCGGCGTACGAGCTGGCCCGTGAGCGGATCAGCGCCGTCAACGCCGACCTCCAGGAGTCCGTCTCCGGACTGCGGATCGTGCAGGCGTTCCGCCGCGAGCGGGACGGTTCCGAGCGGTACGCAGCGAGCAGCGACCACTACCGCGAGGCCCGGGTGCGTGGCCAGTGGCTGATCTCGGTCTACTTCCCGTTCGTCCAGCTGCTGTCGTCCGTGGCCGCCGCAGCCGTGCTCATCGTCGGTGCGGGCCGCGTCGACAACGGCACGCTGACCACCGGTGCGCTGGTCGCGTACCTCCTCTACATCGAGCTGTTCTTCGCCCCCGTGCAGCAGCTCTCCCAGGTGTTCGACGGCTACCAGCAGGCCACGGTCTCGCTCGGCCGCATCCAGGAACTCCTCCAGGAGCGGACGTCCACGGCCGACCCCGACGAGCCGCTGGACGTGCTGTCGCTGCGCGGCGAGATCGCCTTCGAGGACGTGTCCTTCGCCTACAACGGCGAGGAGGAGGCGCTCACCGGGATCGACCTGCGCGTCCCGGCGGGCCAGACGGTGGCCTTCGTCGGGGAGACGGGCGCGGGCAAGTCCACGCTCGTCAAGCTCGTCGCCCGGTTCTACGACCCGACGGCGGGCCGGGTCACGGCGGACGGCACCGATCTGCGCAAGCTCGACATGACCGCGTACCGGCACCGCCTCGGAGTCGTGCCGCAGGAGGCGTACCTGTTCGCGGGCACGGTCCGCGACGCCATCGCCTACGGGCTCCCCGACGCCACCGACGCACAGGTGGAGGCGGCGGCGCGCGCGGTGGGCGCGCACGAGATGATCGCCACGCTGGAGGACGGCTATCTGCACGAGGTGGCCGAGCGGGGCCGCAACCTCTCGGCCGGACAGCGCCAGCTGATCGCACTCGCCCGCGCCGAACTGGTCGACCCGGACATCCTGCTGCTCGACGAGGCCACCGCCGCACTGGACCTCGCCACCGAGGCCCTGGTCAACCAGGCCACCGACCGGCTCACCGGCCGCCGCACCACCCTGGTCGTGGCGCACCGGCTGACCACGGCGGCCCGCGCGGACCGGGTCGTGGTGATGGACCACGGCCGGGTCGTCGAGGACGGCACCCATGACGAACTGCTGGCCAGGGACGGGCAGTACGCCCGGCTGTGGCGCACCTTCGTCGGGGAGGACGAACCGGCGGCGGTGTGA